One genomic window of Leptotrichia shahii includes the following:
- a CDS encoding NUDIX hydrolase, which translates to MNKNEEEEQKWLDWAIELQSLAQAGLAYGKDKFDIERFERIREISAEMVAHKTEISVEKVKDLFCNEGGYQTPKIDVRGVIFENDKVLLIQESNGKWALPGGWADVYLSVKENVLKEVKEEAGIEASAEMIIALLDVTKNQGKKIPYGITKVFVLCEYVSGKFEKNIETVDSRYFGIDELPELETKKITAEQIKMCFEANRNRDEWKVVFD; encoded by the coding sequence GTGAATAAAAATGAAGAAGAAGAACAAAAATGGCTAGACTGGGCAATTGAACTTCAAAGTCTAGCACAAGCAGGACTTGCTTATGGGAAAGATAAATTTGATATTGAGCGGTTTGAGAGAATTAGGGAAATTTCGGCAGAAATGGTGGCACACAAAACTGAGATTTCGGTGGAAAAGGTAAAGGATTTATTTTGTAATGAAGGTGGGTATCAGACGCCTAAGATTGATGTGAGAGGCGTGATTTTTGAAAATGATAAAGTTCTTTTAATTCAGGAAAGTAATGGAAAATGGGCATTGCCAGGTGGATGGGCGGATGTTTATCTTTCTGTGAAGGAAAATGTGTTGAAGGAAGTTAAGGAAGAAGCTGGGATTGAGGCTAGTGCTGAGATGATTATAGCTTTGCTTGATGTTACAAAAAATCAAGGCAAAAAGATACCGTACGGTATAACGAAAGTATTTGTTTTGTGTGAATATGTGAGTGGAAAATTTGAGAAAAATATTGAAACGGTTGACAGCAGATATTTTGGGATTGATGAATTGCCTGAACTGGAAACAAAGAAAATCACAGCTGAGCAAATAAAAATGTGCTTTGAGGCGAATAGAAATAGGGATGAATGGAAGGTTGTCTTTGATTAG
- a CDS encoding AAA family ATPase — protein sequence MEKKAIPIEIENFEDIIKDNYYYVDKSMLIEDILVNRAAVTLFTRPRRFGKTLNISMIKYFFDVRNKDENRKLFEGLKIFGSEYMKEQGKYPVIFVSLKDLRADTWEGTFENLKSFISDLYAEFEDMREIMNKRDKIKFDKIFYEEEKGDYETALKLLSNYIYKYYGKKVIILIDEYDAPIINAFDKGYYNEAINFFQVFYSSALKTNDSLKYGILTGITRIIKEGIFSGLNNLYVNTILSKNYSEYFGLLENEVIEMLDYFQMKYKTKEVKDWYNGYRFGDKEIYNPWSIINYIKEKELKAYWANVSGNTLLENMLDHAGEDVYTDLKRFTDGESIEKYISDGTTIKSLLGNEDEIWQLFLYSGYLTKAKEQIEIDETLEYTNIYNLKIPNKEIRKYFGNMFLNRFFGTELKTSILIKALESGDIKKFEKTLGEIMVNMLSHFDLDSEMEKIYQVFMIGLVGFLMGKYEIISNNESGYGRYDLAMIPIKSNEKAYLMEFKISKTENRMTLKAEEALKQIDEKKYDTRLKARGIKNILKIGIAFYGKKVKVFSK from the coding sequence ATGGAGAAAAAAGCAATACCCATAGAAATTGAAAACTTTGAAGATATTATAAAAGATAATTATTATTATGTAGATAAGTCAATGTTAATAGAAGATATTCTTGTAAATAGAGCTGCTGTGACACTTTTTACAAGGCCGAGAAGGTTTGGGAAAACGCTTAATATATCGATGATTAAGTATTTTTTTGATGTGAGAAATAAAGATGAGAATAGGAAACTTTTTGAGGGATTGAAGATATTTGGTAGCGAATATATGAAAGAGCAAGGGAAATATCCTGTTATTTTTGTTTCGTTGAAGGATTTAAGGGCGGATACTTGGGAAGGTACTTTTGAAAATTTAAAATCTTTTATTTCTGATTTGTATGCTGAATTTGAAGATATGAGAGAAATAATGAATAAGCGAGATAAAATAAAATTTGATAAAATATTTTATGAAGAGGAAAAAGGTGATTATGAAACTGCTTTAAAATTATTATCAAATTATATTTATAAGTATTATGGAAAAAAAGTAATAATTTTAATTGACGAATATGATGCACCAATAATTAATGCTTTTGATAAAGGTTATTACAATGAAGCAATAAATTTTTTTCAAGTATTTTATAGTTCGGCATTAAAAACTAATGATTCTTTGAAATATGGGATTTTGACTGGAATAACTCGGATTATAAAGGAAGGGATTTTTTCTGGTTTGAATAACCTTTATGTGAACACGATACTTAGTAAAAATTATTCAGAATATTTTGGTCTTCTTGAAAATGAAGTGATTGAAATGCTGGATTATTTTCAAATGAAGTATAAAACAAAGGAAGTTAAAGATTGGTACAATGGATATCGATTTGGAGATAAGGAAATTTATAATCCTTGGTCAATTATTAATTACATAAAAGAGAAAGAATTGAAAGCATATTGGGCAAATGTTTCTGGGAACACGCTTTTAGAAAATATGTTGGATCATGCGGGAGAAGATGTTTATACAGATTTGAAGCGATTTACTGATGGAGAAAGTATTGAAAAGTATATTTCAGATGGGACAACGATAAAAAGTCTTTTGGGTAATGAGGATGAAATATGGCAATTGTTTTTGTATAGCGGATATTTGACGAAGGCGAAAGAGCAAATTGAAATTGATGAAACTTTAGAATATACAAATATTTATAATTTAAAAATTCCAAATAAGGAAATTAGAAAATATTTTGGAAATATGTTTTTAAATAGATTTTTTGGAACAGAATTGAAAACAAGTATTTTGATAAAAGCATTGGAAAGTGGAGATATTAAGAAATTTGAAAAGACATTAGGTGAAATAATGGTAAATATGCTTAGTCATTTTGATTTGGATAGTGAAATGGAGAAAATTTATCAAGTGTTTATGATAGGACTTGTAGGATTTTTAATGGGAAAATATGAAATTATTTCAAATAATGAGAGTGGATATGGAAGATATGATCTTGCGATGATTCCAATAAAAAGCAATGAAAAAGCGTATTTAATGGAATTTAAAATTTCTAAAACGGAAAATAGGATGACTTTAAAGGCAGAAGAAGCTCTAAAACAGATTGATGAGAAAAAATATGACACGAGATTAAAGGCTAGAGGAATAAAAAATATTTTAAAGATAGGGATAGCATTTTATGGGAAAAAAGTGAAAGTTTTTAGTAAATAA
- a CDS encoding phosphopentomutase yields the protein MKKIERITIIVLDSVGAGELPDANLFDDCGSNTLGNMAKAHGGMSLPNMGKLGLGNITEIEGTPAVESAEGAYGRAIEVSHGKDSTTGHWEIAGVPLERPFPNYQNGFSDEVIKEFEEKTGRKAMLNKPISGTVAIDQYGEEQIKTGNWIVYGSADPVFQIAANEEIIPLEELYKACEIALEICNEKSPVARVIARPYVGKKVGEFKRTANRHDFSIDPPKETMLERLEKAGLDVVGIGKTSDLFNGKGITDNRKANQDNLDGIKKTIVALKEDTKGLIFTNLVDFDAVYGHRRNVEGYVNALIEFDNWLPEIEKNLKDDEILIITADHGNDPTYKGTDHTREYIPILIYGKNVKKNVNIGTRKTFADIAATVEEILLGTENEGSFAKEVLED from the coding sequence ATGAAAAAAATAGAAAGAATAACAATAATAGTTTTAGATAGTGTTGGAGCAGGAGAATTGCCTGATGCGAATTTGTTTGATGACTGTGGATCGAATACTTTAGGGAATATGGCGAAAGCTCATGGTGGAATGAGTTTGCCTAATATGGGTAAATTAGGACTTGGAAATATTACTGAGATTGAAGGGACTCCAGCTGTGGAAAGTGCTGAAGGGGCCTATGGAAGAGCGATTGAGGTATCGCATGGGAAAGATTCTACGACTGGGCATTGGGAAATTGCTGGTGTGCCGCTAGAAAGACCATTTCCAAATTACCAAAATGGATTTTCAGATGAGGTTATAAAGGAATTTGAAGAGAAAACAGGAAGAAAAGCTATGTTGAATAAGCCAATTTCAGGGACTGTAGCGATTGACCAATATGGAGAAGAACAAATTAAAACTGGAAATTGGATAGTTTACGGTTCAGCGGACCCTGTGTTTCAAATTGCTGCAAATGAAGAAATTATACCATTAGAAGAACTTTACAAAGCATGTGAAATTGCACTTGAAATTTGTAATGAAAAATCGCCTGTGGCAAGGGTAATTGCAAGACCTTATGTTGGTAAAAAAGTTGGAGAATTTAAAAGAACTGCAAACAGACACGACTTTTCGATTGATCCGCCAAAAGAAACAATGCTTGAAAGATTGGAAAAAGCTGGACTTGATGTAGTTGGAATTGGAAAAACAAGCGACTTGTTCAATGGAAAAGGAATTACAGATAATAGAAAAGCTAACCAGGATAATTTGGATGGAATTAAGAAAACAATTGTGGCATTGAAAGAAGATACAAAAGGATTGATTTTCACTAATTTGGTTGACTTTGATGCAGTTTATGGGCATAGAAGAAATGTGGAAGGTTATGTAAACGCTTTGATTGAATTTGACAACTGGCTGCCTGAAATTGAGAAAAACTTGAAAGATGATGAAATCTTGATTATCACTGCCGATCACGGAAATGACCCTACTTATAAAGGAACTGATCACACAAGAGAGTACATTCCAATATTGATTTACGGTAAAAATGTTAAAAAGAATGTAAATATTGGAACTAGAAAAACTTTTGCTGATATTGCGGCAACTGTTGAGGAAATTTTGTTGGGGACTGAAAATGAGGGGAGTTTTGCGAAAGAGGTTTTGGAAGACTAG